A single genomic interval of Melanotaenia boesemani isolate fMelBoe1 chromosome 4, fMelBoe1.pri, whole genome shotgun sequence harbors:
- the odad3 gene encoding coiled-coil domain-containing protein 151 isoform X1 has product MPLSHNSVKPPLHDQITELQVKIQLLEGDRTAHYERSQATIKNNKEYIGRLRLENKKLHKKLAETKAGDERIIRAAFHNRGVEKDAYRNMSGKAALTMLEKRVLGKTKRLNAQKHTNQTFQRRLDELKMEYEKLKPEGSSRTRSTDARALEKEEDAMKIRALENSLKKTQFKYKEAENIMIYYLKLKNHLQDESLTFQGQLDRIEAEILKQREELHNLHLVKNEAQLSKEAAKAELQRQEELLYKERKERERIIESYRKKAGERKAQAEKVDRRAQRTTMQPDELNSETQRSTTRMAGEEEKAISTFEEAFRRIKEATGVTDMQEIVECFISQKETHQNLVKLKRENEEVLVQLKGKKELLDQQFEEIKYSGEAKLSSEQRMLEECEHKLKAQQQRCGTAKERLDWLVKTLSTVRAGVEHLVEKLEHIALSEDTVTKVHLDSDEFVMALMHQCELKLQLLNKEFEGMDLAAIVKEMEEDEFYVRIEGKPIEYNQVKLSEDQKLDLFNDEDESEEDEVDIISREALKRQSQLLIDSNSKKKPWKKKNSKF; this is encoded by the exons ATGCCACTGTCTCACAACTCAGTTAAACCTCCGTTACATGACCAAATAACGGAGCTTCAGGTGAAAATACAACTGCTCG AGGGCGACAGAACTGCACACTATGAGCGCTCTCAGGCCACTATCAAGAATAACAAAGAGTACATCGGCCGTCTGAGGTTGGAGAACAAAAAGTTGCACAAAAAACTGGCAGAAACTAAAGCT GGTGATGAACGCATCATCAGAGCTGCTTTTCATAACAGAGGAGTGGAGAAGGATGCCTACCGCAACATGTCAGGAAAG GCAGCCCTCACAATGCTAGAGAAAAGGGTGCTTGGCAAGACAAAGCGTCTCAATGCTCAGAAACACACCAACCAAACCTTCCAGCGGCGCCTTGATGAGCTGAAAATGGAATACGAGAAATTAAAACCGGAGGGCAGCAGCAGAACAAGGTCTACTGATGCACGTGCTTtggaaaaagaggaagatgCCATG AAAATACGTGCCCTGGAGAACAGTCTGAAGAAAACCCAGTTCAAGTATAAGGAAGCTGAAAACATAATGATTTACTACCTAAAACTGAAAAACCACTTACAG GATGAAAGTCTGACTTTCCAGGGCCAGTTGGACAGAATTGAAGCAGAGATCTTGAAGCAAAGGGAGGAGCTTCACAACCTGCATCTCGTGAAAAATGAAGCTCAGCTCTCCAAAGAAGCTGCTAAA GCCGAGTTACAGCGGCAGGAGGAGCTGCTGTACAAGGAGCGAAAGGAGAGAGAGCGTATAATAGAAAGTTACAGGAAGAAGGCTGGAGAGCGCAAAGCCCAAGCTGAGAAAGTTGATAGAAGG GCTCAGAGAACAACAATGCAGCCAGACGAACTGAACAGCGAGACCCAGCGTAGCACAACTAGGATGGCAGGTGAAGAGGAAAAAGCCATTTCTACCTTTGAGGAGGCCTTTAGACGCATCAAGGAAGCCACTGGGGTCACAGACATGCAG GAGATTGTGGAGTGCTTCATCTCTCAGAAGGAAACACATCAAAATCTGGTGAAGCTAAAGAGAGAAAACGAGGAGGTCCTGGTGcagctgaaaggaaagaaggagCTTCTCGACCAACAGTTTGAGGAAATTAAATATTCCGGAGAGGCTAAACTCTCAAG TGAGCAACGGATGCTGGAGGAGTGCGAGCATAAACTTAAGGCTCAGCAGCAGAGGTGTGGCACAGCCAAAGAGCGCCTGGATTGGCTGGTGAAAACCCTCAGTACTGTACGAGCTGGAGTTGAGCACCTGGTAGAAAAACTGGAACACATTGCACTG AGTGAGGACACAGTTACTAAAGTTCATCTGGACTCAGATGAGTTTGTGATGGCACTGATGCATCAGTGCGAGCTGAAATTGCAGTTACTAAACAAGGAGTTTGAAGGAATGGATTTGGCTGCTATtgtgaaggagatggaggaagatgag TTCTATGTCAGGATTGAGGGGAAGCCAATTGAGTATAACCAAGTCAAACTATCTGAGGACCAGAAGCTAGATCTCTTCAATGACG AGGACGAGAGCGAAGAAGACGAGGTTGACATTATCTCACGTGAAGCTCTAAAGCGTCAATCTCAGCTCCTCATTGACTCCAACTCTAAGAAGAAGccctggaagaaaaaaaacagcaagttCTGA
- the odad3 gene encoding coiled-coil domain-containing protein 151 isoform X2, whose translation MCPLEGDRTAHYERSQATIKNNKEYIGRLRLENKKLHKKLAETKAGDERIIRAAFHNRGVEKDAYRNMSGKAALTMLEKRVLGKTKRLNAQKHTNQTFQRRLDELKMEYEKLKPEGSSRTRSTDARALEKEEDAMKIRALENSLKKTQFKYKEAENIMIYYLKLKNHLQDESLTFQGQLDRIEAEILKQREELHNLHLVKNEAQLSKEAAKAELQRQEELLYKERKERERIIESYRKKAGERKAQAEKVDRRAQRTTMQPDELNSETQRSTTRMAGEEEKAISTFEEAFRRIKEATGVTDMQEIVECFISQKETHQNLVKLKRENEEVLVQLKGKKELLDQQFEEIKYSGEAKLSSEQRMLEECEHKLKAQQQRCGTAKERLDWLVKTLSTVRAGVEHLVEKLEHIALSEDTVTKVHLDSDEFVMALMHQCELKLQLLNKEFEGMDLAAIVKEMEEDEFYVRIEGKPIEYNQVKLSEDQKLDLFNDEDESEEDEVDIISREALKRQSQLLIDSNSKKKPWKKKNSKF comes from the exons ATGTGTCCACTAGAGGGCGACAGAACTGCACACTATGAGCGCTCTCAGGCCACTATCAAGAATAACAAAGAGTACATCGGCCGTCTGAGGTTGGAGAACAAAAAGTTGCACAAAAAACTGGCAGAAACTAAAGCT GGTGATGAACGCATCATCAGAGCTGCTTTTCATAACAGAGGAGTGGAGAAGGATGCCTACCGCAACATGTCAGGAAAG GCAGCCCTCACAATGCTAGAGAAAAGGGTGCTTGGCAAGACAAAGCGTCTCAATGCTCAGAAACACACCAACCAAACCTTCCAGCGGCGCCTTGATGAGCTGAAAATGGAATACGAGAAATTAAAACCGGAGGGCAGCAGCAGAACAAGGTCTACTGATGCACGTGCTTtggaaaaagaggaagatgCCATG AAAATACGTGCCCTGGAGAACAGTCTGAAGAAAACCCAGTTCAAGTATAAGGAAGCTGAAAACATAATGATTTACTACCTAAAACTGAAAAACCACTTACAG GATGAAAGTCTGACTTTCCAGGGCCAGTTGGACAGAATTGAAGCAGAGATCTTGAAGCAAAGGGAGGAGCTTCACAACCTGCATCTCGTGAAAAATGAAGCTCAGCTCTCCAAAGAAGCTGCTAAA GCCGAGTTACAGCGGCAGGAGGAGCTGCTGTACAAGGAGCGAAAGGAGAGAGAGCGTATAATAGAAAGTTACAGGAAGAAGGCTGGAGAGCGCAAAGCCCAAGCTGAGAAAGTTGATAGAAGG GCTCAGAGAACAACAATGCAGCCAGACGAACTGAACAGCGAGACCCAGCGTAGCACAACTAGGATGGCAGGTGAAGAGGAAAAAGCCATTTCTACCTTTGAGGAGGCCTTTAGACGCATCAAGGAAGCCACTGGGGTCACAGACATGCAG GAGATTGTGGAGTGCTTCATCTCTCAGAAGGAAACACATCAAAATCTGGTGAAGCTAAAGAGAGAAAACGAGGAGGTCCTGGTGcagctgaaaggaaagaaggagCTTCTCGACCAACAGTTTGAGGAAATTAAATATTCCGGAGAGGCTAAACTCTCAAG TGAGCAACGGATGCTGGAGGAGTGCGAGCATAAACTTAAGGCTCAGCAGCAGAGGTGTGGCACAGCCAAAGAGCGCCTGGATTGGCTGGTGAAAACCCTCAGTACTGTACGAGCTGGAGTTGAGCACCTGGTAGAAAAACTGGAACACATTGCACTG AGTGAGGACACAGTTACTAAAGTTCATCTGGACTCAGATGAGTTTGTGATGGCACTGATGCATCAGTGCGAGCTGAAATTGCAGTTACTAAACAAGGAGTTTGAAGGAATGGATTTGGCTGCTATtgtgaaggagatggaggaagatgag TTCTATGTCAGGATTGAGGGGAAGCCAATTGAGTATAACCAAGTCAAACTATCTGAGGACCAGAAGCTAGATCTCTTCAATGACG AGGACGAGAGCGAAGAAGACGAGGTTGACATTATCTCACGTGAAGCTCTAAAGCGTCAATCTCAGCTCCTCATTGACTCCAACTCTAAGAAGAAGccctggaagaaaaaaaacagcaagttCTGA
- the slc44a2 gene encoding choline transporter-like protein 2 isoform X3, with amino-acid sequence MELEEKNPDPKYGESRKFDPNFKGPIHNRGCTDIFCCILFIVFLFGYFAVGILAWSQGDPRKVIYPTDSRGQFCGQAGTNLEKKPLLFYFNILKCASPLVLLEFQCPTTQLCVEKCPDRYLTLVKAKLGNKDDHEYYKRYCKEGIDFAKLSPPEILRDGLCPAMLIPSKPFTRRCLPALETMKGGVVVVGNETTFVDDNGVSVNASEVLEASKKSNVVVEARQVAMRIFEDYTQSWHWILLGLLIAMVVSLIFIVLLRFLAGVMVWVMIVLVILVIGYGIFHCYLEFAALKGEPGANVTIRDLGLQTDFSIYLQIRQTWLAFMIILAIVEVIILLLLIFLRKRILIAIALIKEASRAVGHVMSALFYPLLTFALLAVVIAYWVVTAVFLSTSNEQVYKVFNNSDCPFARETCNPETFNTSNASAVCTDAECLFAFYGGETLYHKYLILFQFYNVFLFFWCANFVTALGQVTLAGAFASYYWAFKKPDDIPAFPIFSSLGRALRYHTGSLAFGSLILSLVQVIRVILEYLDHKLQGAQNKFAKFLLSCMKCCFWCLEKCIKFLNRNAYIMIAIYGKSFCTSARDAFFLLMRNIIRVAVLDKVTDFLLFLGKLLIVGIVGIFSFFFFSGRIKAVEEAAPSLNYYWVPILTLVVGSYLIAHGFFSVYGMCVDTLFLCFLEDLERNDGSTERPYFMSQNLLSLMKKTNDKPKSVD; translated from the exons GGGAGTCCAGGAAGTTTGATCCAAACTTCAAAGGACCGATCCACAACAG GGGCTGCACAGATATCTTCTGCTGTATTCTCTTCATCGTGTTCTTGTTTGGGTACTTTGCTGTGGGTATCCTGG CGTGGTCTCAGGGTGACCCCAGAAAAGTGATTTATCCCACAGACAGTAGGGGCCAGTTCTGTGGGCAGGCTGGAACAAACTTGGA AAAGAAACCTCTCCTGTTTTACTTCAACATTCTGAAATGTGCCAGTCCTTTGGTGCTGCTGGAGTTTCAGTGTCCCACCACACAG TTATGTGTGGAAAAGTGTCCTGACAGGTATCTGACGTTGGTGAAAGCAAAGTTAGGCAACAAAGATGACCATGAATACTACAAGAGATACTGCAAGGAAGGAATTGACTTTGCTAAATTG AGTCCTCCTGAGATCCTCAGGGATGGCCTGTGTCCTGCCATGCTGATTCCCAGTAAACCCT TCACACGCCGCTGCCTTCCAGCCCTGGAAACTATGAAAGGTGGGGTAGTGGTGGTGGGCAATGAGACCACGTTCGTTGATGACAATGGCGTCAGTGTCAATGCCTCAGAGGTGCTGGAGGCTTCAAA GAAGTCAAATGTGGTTGTTGAAGCTCGCCAGGTGGCCATGAGAATCTTTGAGGACTACACTCAGTCTTGGCATTGGATATTACT AGGCCTGCTGATTGCCATGGTTGTCAGCTTGATTTTCATCGTTCTGCTGCGATTCTTGGCGGGTGTCATGGTCTGGGTCATGATTGTTTTGGTTATTCTTGTCATTGGATACG GTATATTCCACTGCTACCTGGAATTTGCCGCTCTGAAGGGTGAGCCCGGCGCTAATGTTACCATCAGGGACCTGGGCTTGCAGACAGACTTTTCTATCTACCTGCAGATCAGACAGACCTGGCTGGCCTTCA TGATCATCCTTGCCATTGTGGAGGTCATCATCCTCCTGCTGCTCATCTTCCTCAGGAAGAGGATCCTGATCGCCATCGCTCTCATCAAAGAAGCCAGCAG GGCTGTTGGCCATGTTATGTCAGCTCTGTTCTACCCACTACTGACCTTTGCCCTTCTGGCCGTGGTGATCGCTTACTGGGTCGTTACAGCCGT TTTCTTGTCTACGTCCAATGAGCAGGTGTACAAAGTGTTCAACAACTCTGATTGTCCGTTTGCACGGGAAACCTGCAATCCAGAG ACGTTCAACACCTCCAATGCTTCAGCTGTGTGCACAGATGCAGAGTGTCTGTTTGCCTTCTACGGTGGCGAGACGCTCTACCACAAATACCTCATCCTGTTTCAGTTCTATAacgtcttcctcttcttctggtgTGCCAACTTTGTGACGGCCCTGGGCCAGGTTACTCTGGCAGGGGCATTTGCATCATATTACTGGGCCTTCAAGAAGCCGGATGATATCCCTGCTTTCCCCATCTTCTCCTCTTTGGGACGGGCCCTCAG ATACCACACAGGGTCCCTGGCTTTTGGTTCTCTGATCCTATCTTTGGTCCAGGTCATTAGGGTCATTTTGGAATATCTGGATCACAAGTTACAAG GCGCTCAGAACAAGTTTGCTAAATTTCTGCTAAGCTGCATGAAGTGCTGCTTCTGGTGTCTGGAGAAATGTATCAAGTTCCTGAACAGAAATGCTTACATCATG ATTGCAATCTATGGCAAAAGTTTCTGTACATCGGCTCGAGATGCTTTCTTCCTTCTCATGAGGAACATTATCAG GGTGGCTGTTTTAGATAAAGTGACTGACTTCCTGCTGTTTCTTGGGAAGCTCCTTATTGTTGGCATCGTAG ggattttctctttcttcttcttctctggaagAATCAAAGCTGTAGAGGAGGCTGCCCCATCTCTCAACTACTACTGGGTGCCAATCCTG ACGCTGGTAGTGGGATCGTACCTGATCGCTCATGGCTTCTTCAGCGTGTACGGCATGTGTGTGGACACACTGTTCCTTTGCTTCT TGGAAGACCTGGAGCGTAACGATGGATCTACAGAGAGGCCGTATTTCATGTCACAAAACCTGCTCAGCCTCATGAAGAAGACCAATGACAAGCCCAAATCTGTAGACTAA
- the slc44a2 gene encoding choline transporter-like protein 2 isoform X1, protein MELEEKNPDPKYGESRKFDPNFKGPIHNRGCTDIFCCILFIVFLFGYFAVGILAWSQGDPRKVIYPTDSRGQFCGQAGTNLEKKPLLFYFNILKCASPLVLLEFQCPTTQLCVEKCPDRYLTLVKAKLGNKDDHEYYKRYCKEGIDFAKLSPPEILRDGLCPAMLIPSKPFTRRCLPALETMKGGVVVVGNETTFVDDNGVSVNASEVLEASKKSNVVVEARQVAMRIFEDYTQSWHWILLGLLIAMVVSLIFIVLLRFLAGVMVWVMIVLVILVIGYGIFHCYLEFAALKGEPGANVTIRDLGLQTDFSIYLQIRQTWLAFMIILAIVEVIILLLLIFLRKRILIAIALIKEASRAVGHVMSALFYPLLTFALLAVVIAYWVVTAVFLSTSNEQVYKVFNNSDCPFARETCNPETFNTSNASAVCTDAECLFAFYGGETLYHKYLILFQFYNVFLFFWCANFVTALGQVTLAGAFASYYWAFKKPDDIPAFPIFSSLGRALRYHTGSLAFGSLILSLVQVIRVILEYLDHKLQGAQNKFAKFLLSCMKCCFWCLEKCIKFLNRNAYIMIAIYGKSFCTSARDAFFLLMRNIIRVAVLDKVTDFLLFLGKLLIVGIVGIFSFFFFSGRIKAVEEAAPSLNYYWVPILTLVVGSYLIAHGFFSVYGMCVDTLFLCFCEDLERNDGSSERPYFMSPELHEILSKAKKVEECDGFEQADAAKQADEVKLEEETPLQHQDGEVQLTQQNVLKQENEEEQPLQSKVDSEEPNEKTEEEIVNEAEATEKTEEPEVTEAAEKQELKAEKTEEVPATAEEDKTKETGEKTEEKKDVKEDSPSSAPQE, encoded by the exons GGGAGTCCAGGAAGTTTGATCCAAACTTCAAAGGACCGATCCACAACAG GGGCTGCACAGATATCTTCTGCTGTATTCTCTTCATCGTGTTCTTGTTTGGGTACTTTGCTGTGGGTATCCTGG CGTGGTCTCAGGGTGACCCCAGAAAAGTGATTTATCCCACAGACAGTAGGGGCCAGTTCTGTGGGCAGGCTGGAACAAACTTGGA AAAGAAACCTCTCCTGTTTTACTTCAACATTCTGAAATGTGCCAGTCCTTTGGTGCTGCTGGAGTTTCAGTGTCCCACCACACAG TTATGTGTGGAAAAGTGTCCTGACAGGTATCTGACGTTGGTGAAAGCAAAGTTAGGCAACAAAGATGACCATGAATACTACAAGAGATACTGCAAGGAAGGAATTGACTTTGCTAAATTG AGTCCTCCTGAGATCCTCAGGGATGGCCTGTGTCCTGCCATGCTGATTCCCAGTAAACCCT TCACACGCCGCTGCCTTCCAGCCCTGGAAACTATGAAAGGTGGGGTAGTGGTGGTGGGCAATGAGACCACGTTCGTTGATGACAATGGCGTCAGTGTCAATGCCTCAGAGGTGCTGGAGGCTTCAAA GAAGTCAAATGTGGTTGTTGAAGCTCGCCAGGTGGCCATGAGAATCTTTGAGGACTACACTCAGTCTTGGCATTGGATATTACT AGGCCTGCTGATTGCCATGGTTGTCAGCTTGATTTTCATCGTTCTGCTGCGATTCTTGGCGGGTGTCATGGTCTGGGTCATGATTGTTTTGGTTATTCTTGTCATTGGATACG GTATATTCCACTGCTACCTGGAATTTGCCGCTCTGAAGGGTGAGCCCGGCGCTAATGTTACCATCAGGGACCTGGGCTTGCAGACAGACTTTTCTATCTACCTGCAGATCAGACAGACCTGGCTGGCCTTCA TGATCATCCTTGCCATTGTGGAGGTCATCATCCTCCTGCTGCTCATCTTCCTCAGGAAGAGGATCCTGATCGCCATCGCTCTCATCAAAGAAGCCAGCAG GGCTGTTGGCCATGTTATGTCAGCTCTGTTCTACCCACTACTGACCTTTGCCCTTCTGGCCGTGGTGATCGCTTACTGGGTCGTTACAGCCGT TTTCTTGTCTACGTCCAATGAGCAGGTGTACAAAGTGTTCAACAACTCTGATTGTCCGTTTGCACGGGAAACCTGCAATCCAGAG ACGTTCAACACCTCCAATGCTTCAGCTGTGTGCACAGATGCAGAGTGTCTGTTTGCCTTCTACGGTGGCGAGACGCTCTACCACAAATACCTCATCCTGTTTCAGTTCTATAacgtcttcctcttcttctggtgTGCCAACTTTGTGACGGCCCTGGGCCAGGTTACTCTGGCAGGGGCATTTGCATCATATTACTGGGCCTTCAAGAAGCCGGATGATATCCCTGCTTTCCCCATCTTCTCCTCTTTGGGACGGGCCCTCAG ATACCACACAGGGTCCCTGGCTTTTGGTTCTCTGATCCTATCTTTGGTCCAGGTCATTAGGGTCATTTTGGAATATCTGGATCACAAGTTACAAG GCGCTCAGAACAAGTTTGCTAAATTTCTGCTAAGCTGCATGAAGTGCTGCTTCTGGTGTCTGGAGAAATGTATCAAGTTCCTGAACAGAAATGCTTACATCATG ATTGCAATCTATGGCAAAAGTTTCTGTACATCGGCTCGAGATGCTTTCTTCCTTCTCATGAGGAACATTATCAG GGTGGCTGTTTTAGATAAAGTGACTGACTTCCTGCTGTTTCTTGGGAAGCTCCTTATTGTTGGCATCGTAG ggattttctctttcttcttcttctctggaagAATCAAAGCTGTAGAGGAGGCTGCCCCATCTCTCAACTACTACTGGGTGCCAATCCTG ACGCTGGTAGTGGGATCGTACCTGATCGCTCATGGCTTCTTCAGCGTGTACGGCATGTGTGTGGACACACTGTTCCTTTGCTTCT GTGAGGACTTGGAAAGAAATGACGGCTCCTCTGAGAGGCCTTACTTCATGTCTCCTGAGCTGCATGAGATCCTCTCCAAAGCGAAGAAGGTGGAAGAATGTGACGGCTTTGAGCAGGCAGACGCTGCAAAGCAAGCGGACGAGGTGAAATTGGAAGAGGAAACACCTCTTCAGCATCAGGACGGAGAGGTACAGCTGACCCAGCAGAATGTGCTCAAGCAGGAAAATGAGGAGGAGCAGCCCCTGCAGTCCAAAGTTGATTCTGAAGAGCCAAACGAGAAGACAGAGGAAGAAATCGTTAATGAGGCAGAGGCAACTGAGAAGACAGAAGAACCAGAGGTGacagaagcagcagaaaaacaggAGCTGAAAGCAGAGAAGACAGAGGAGGTGCCAGCTACTGCTgaagaagataaaacaaaggAGACTGGTGaaaaaactgaggaaaaaaaggatGTTAAGGAAGATAGTCCTTCATCAGCACCACAGGAGTAG
- the slc44a2 gene encoding choline transporter-like protein 2 isoform X2, whose product MTQYELHGESRKFDPNFKGPIHNRGCTDIFCCILFIVFLFGYFAVGILAWSQGDPRKVIYPTDSRGQFCGQAGTNLEKKPLLFYFNILKCASPLVLLEFQCPTTQLCVEKCPDRYLTLVKAKLGNKDDHEYYKRYCKEGIDFAKLSPPEILRDGLCPAMLIPSKPFTRRCLPALETMKGGVVVVGNETTFVDDNGVSVNASEVLEASKKSNVVVEARQVAMRIFEDYTQSWHWILLGLLIAMVVSLIFIVLLRFLAGVMVWVMIVLVILVIGYGIFHCYLEFAALKGEPGANVTIRDLGLQTDFSIYLQIRQTWLAFMIILAIVEVIILLLLIFLRKRILIAIALIKEASRAVGHVMSALFYPLLTFALLAVVIAYWVVTAVFLSTSNEQVYKVFNNSDCPFARETCNPETFNTSNASAVCTDAECLFAFYGGETLYHKYLILFQFYNVFLFFWCANFVTALGQVTLAGAFASYYWAFKKPDDIPAFPIFSSLGRALRYHTGSLAFGSLILSLVQVIRVILEYLDHKLQGAQNKFAKFLLSCMKCCFWCLEKCIKFLNRNAYIMIAIYGKSFCTSARDAFFLLMRNIIRVAVLDKVTDFLLFLGKLLIVGIVGIFSFFFFSGRIKAVEEAAPSLNYYWVPILTLVVGSYLIAHGFFSVYGMCVDTLFLCFCEDLERNDGSSERPYFMSPELHEILSKAKKVEECDGFEQADAAKQADEVKLEEETPLQHQDGEVQLTQQNVLKQENEEEQPLQSKVDSEEPNEKTEEEIVNEAEATEKTEEPEVTEAAEKQELKAEKTEEVPATAEEDKTKETGEKTEEKKDVKEDSPSSAPQE is encoded by the exons ATGACACAATATGAATTACACG GGGAGTCCAGGAAGTTTGATCCAAACTTCAAAGGACCGATCCACAACAG GGGCTGCACAGATATCTTCTGCTGTATTCTCTTCATCGTGTTCTTGTTTGGGTACTTTGCTGTGGGTATCCTGG CGTGGTCTCAGGGTGACCCCAGAAAAGTGATTTATCCCACAGACAGTAGGGGCCAGTTCTGTGGGCAGGCTGGAACAAACTTGGA AAAGAAACCTCTCCTGTTTTACTTCAACATTCTGAAATGTGCCAGTCCTTTGGTGCTGCTGGAGTTTCAGTGTCCCACCACACAG TTATGTGTGGAAAAGTGTCCTGACAGGTATCTGACGTTGGTGAAAGCAAAGTTAGGCAACAAAGATGACCATGAATACTACAAGAGATACTGCAAGGAAGGAATTGACTTTGCTAAATTG AGTCCTCCTGAGATCCTCAGGGATGGCCTGTGTCCTGCCATGCTGATTCCCAGTAAACCCT TCACACGCCGCTGCCTTCCAGCCCTGGAAACTATGAAAGGTGGGGTAGTGGTGGTGGGCAATGAGACCACGTTCGTTGATGACAATGGCGTCAGTGTCAATGCCTCAGAGGTGCTGGAGGCTTCAAA GAAGTCAAATGTGGTTGTTGAAGCTCGCCAGGTGGCCATGAGAATCTTTGAGGACTACACTCAGTCTTGGCATTGGATATTACT AGGCCTGCTGATTGCCATGGTTGTCAGCTTGATTTTCATCGTTCTGCTGCGATTCTTGGCGGGTGTCATGGTCTGGGTCATGATTGTTTTGGTTATTCTTGTCATTGGATACG GTATATTCCACTGCTACCTGGAATTTGCCGCTCTGAAGGGTGAGCCCGGCGCTAATGTTACCATCAGGGACCTGGGCTTGCAGACAGACTTTTCTATCTACCTGCAGATCAGACAGACCTGGCTGGCCTTCA TGATCATCCTTGCCATTGTGGAGGTCATCATCCTCCTGCTGCTCATCTTCCTCAGGAAGAGGATCCTGATCGCCATCGCTCTCATCAAAGAAGCCAGCAG GGCTGTTGGCCATGTTATGTCAGCTCTGTTCTACCCACTACTGACCTTTGCCCTTCTGGCCGTGGTGATCGCTTACTGGGTCGTTACAGCCGT TTTCTTGTCTACGTCCAATGAGCAGGTGTACAAAGTGTTCAACAACTCTGATTGTCCGTTTGCACGGGAAACCTGCAATCCAGAG ACGTTCAACACCTCCAATGCTTCAGCTGTGTGCACAGATGCAGAGTGTCTGTTTGCCTTCTACGGTGGCGAGACGCTCTACCACAAATACCTCATCCTGTTTCAGTTCTATAacgtcttcctcttcttctggtgTGCCAACTTTGTGACGGCCCTGGGCCAGGTTACTCTGGCAGGGGCATTTGCATCATATTACTGGGCCTTCAAGAAGCCGGATGATATCCCTGCTTTCCCCATCTTCTCCTCTTTGGGACGGGCCCTCAG ATACCACACAGGGTCCCTGGCTTTTGGTTCTCTGATCCTATCTTTGGTCCAGGTCATTAGGGTCATTTTGGAATATCTGGATCACAAGTTACAAG GCGCTCAGAACAAGTTTGCTAAATTTCTGCTAAGCTGCATGAAGTGCTGCTTCTGGTGTCTGGAGAAATGTATCAAGTTCCTGAACAGAAATGCTTACATCATG ATTGCAATCTATGGCAAAAGTTTCTGTACATCGGCTCGAGATGCTTTCTTCCTTCTCATGAGGAACATTATCAG GGTGGCTGTTTTAGATAAAGTGACTGACTTCCTGCTGTTTCTTGGGAAGCTCCTTATTGTTGGCATCGTAG ggattttctctttcttcttcttctctggaagAATCAAAGCTGTAGAGGAGGCTGCCCCATCTCTCAACTACTACTGGGTGCCAATCCTG ACGCTGGTAGTGGGATCGTACCTGATCGCTCATGGCTTCTTCAGCGTGTACGGCATGTGTGTGGACACACTGTTCCTTTGCTTCT GTGAGGACTTGGAAAGAAATGACGGCTCCTCTGAGAGGCCTTACTTCATGTCTCCTGAGCTGCATGAGATCCTCTCCAAAGCGAAGAAGGTGGAAGAATGTGACGGCTTTGAGCAGGCAGACGCTGCAAAGCAAGCGGACGAGGTGAAATTGGAAGAGGAAACACCTCTTCAGCATCAGGACGGAGAGGTACAGCTGACCCAGCAGAATGTGCTCAAGCAGGAAAATGAGGAGGAGCAGCCCCTGCAGTCCAAAGTTGATTCTGAAGAGCCAAACGAGAAGACAGAGGAAGAAATCGTTAATGAGGCAGAGGCAACTGAGAAGACAGAAGAACCAGAGGTGacagaagcagcagaaaaacaggAGCTGAAAGCAGAGAAGACAGAGGAGGTGCCAGCTACTGCTgaagaagataaaacaaaggAGACTGGTGaaaaaactgaggaaaaaaaggatGTTAAGGAAGATAGTCCTTCATCAGCACCACAGGAGTAG